From bacterium, a single genomic window includes:
- a CDS encoding Rrf2 family transcriptional regulator encodes MKLITRDTDYAIRALCFIAKCEKEIVPVSELNRNLRIPGPFLRKILQILNKKRLLRSYKGKGGGFMLALAPNKIFLADLIEIFQGSLKLNECIFKKRICPDIKICKLKKRIDAIQKYVISELKDITLVSLLGETRTYRAKGG; translated from the coding sequence ATGAAGTTAATTACCAGAGATACCGATTATGCAATAAGAGCTCTCTGTTTTATTGCTAAGTGTGAAAAAGAGATAGTTCCTGTTTCTGAGTTGAATAGAAACTTAAGAATTCCCGGGCCGTTTTTAAGGAAGATACTGCAGATATTAAATAAAAAAAGACTACTTAGGTCATATAAAGGTAAAGGTGGTGGTTTTATGTTGGCCCTTGCACCGAATAAAATATTTCTTGCTGATTTAATCGAAATATTCCAGGGTTCATTAAAACTGAATGAATGCATTTTTAAAAAGCGGATTTGCCCGGATATAAAGATTTGTAAGCTTAAGAAAAGAATAGATGCTATCCAAAAGTATGTTATCTCTGAATTAAAAGATATTACGTTAGTGTCTTTATTAGGCGAGACCCGGACTTATAGAGCAAAAGGAGGATAA
- a CDS encoding 4Fe-4S binding protein, with protein sequence MAKRKIIKIDEEKCNGCGLCIPNCPEGALQIIDGKARLISDLFCDGLGACIGYCPEGAITIEEREAQEYDERKVMENIVKQGKNVIKAHLEHLKQHNQSEYLKQAIGFLKEKNIEIHLEQEHLPGKHKHMSPFPECPGSKIMDFREREEVAEGKKAVSKGISRLRQWPVQIILVPPSAPYLKDADLLIAADCVPFAYADFHDDLLKGKILLVGCPKFDDVEFYKERITQILKNNNIKSITCTYMEVPCCFGLVSIVKSAISASGKDIPFKEVTISIKGGKLK encoded by the coding sequence GTGGCAAAGAGAAAGATAATAAAGATAGATGAAGAAAAGTGTAATGGCTGTGGCCTGTGCATTCCCAACTGCCCTGAGGGGGCTTTACAGATAATAGATGGGAAGGCAAGGCTTATAAGTGACTTATTCTGCGATGGTTTAGGTGCCTGCATTGGCTACTGCCCTGAAGGAGCAATTACTATAGAAGAAAGAGAAGCTCAAGAGTATGATGAAAGAAAGGTTATGGAAAATATCGTGAAACAGGGAAAGAATGTAATTAAAGCGCACTTAGAACATCTTAAACAGCATAACCAGAGCGAATATCTTAAACAGGCAATAGGTTTCTTAAAAGAGAAAAATATAGAAATTCATCTTGAACAAGAACATTTACCTGGTAAGCATAAACATATGTCTCCTTTTCCTGAATGCCCTGGTTCAAAGATAATGGATTTTAGAGAGAGAGAAGAAGTGGCTGAAGGAAAGAAAGCTGTCTCTAAAGGTATATCTCGGCTCAGACAATGGCCTGTGCAGATTATACTTGTTCCGCCGAGCGCACCTTATCTAAAGGATGCCGACTTATTGATAGCTGCAGATTGTGTTCCCTTTGCCTATGCGGATTTCCACGATGATTTATTAAAAGGGAAGATTTTACTTGTAGGCTGTCCTAAGTTTGATGACGTTGAGTTTTACAAAGAGAGGATTACTCAGATTTTAAAAAATAACAACATAAAGTCTATAACCTGCACGTATATGGAGGTGCCTTGTTGTTTTGGGCTGGTAAGTATTGTTAAATCGGCTATTTCTGCCTCGGGTAAAGATATACCATTCAAAGAGGTTACTATCAGCATAAAAGGAGGGAAGCTAAAATAA
- a CDS encoding NifU family protein gives MKEKVEAALNKVRPSLQADGGDVELIEVTSDGVVKVRLTGACRGCPLSQMTLKAGIEKVIKQEVPEVKEVVAV, from the coding sequence ATGAAAGAAAAAGTAGAAGCTGCTTTAAATAAGGTAAGGCCATCGCTTCAGGCAGATGGCGGAGATGTAGAGCTAATAGAGGTCACTTCTGATGGGGTAGTCAAGGTAAGATTGACTGGTGCCTGTCGCGGATGTCCGCTGAGCCAGATGACCCTGAAAGCGGGCATAGAGAAGGTGATAAAACAAGAAGTGCCCGAGGTAAAAGAGGTTGTTGCTGTATAA
- a CDS encoding VIT1/CCC1 transporter family protein, with product MVYAVDTGLVATVSFIAGISVSLVIRNRIILAGLVEIVAGTLAIFFGSYMSTKAQKHFFENQIEREKREIEEDPKKETQEIRDIFNGMGFTKEEQEIAVKRITADKQRWLEFMVQEEIGISPGLIDKPFEIGLISAGAFLLGAFPAIFPFFLFANVSKALVISAFLVLGFLFILGVIKTKVTKSNWLVSGLETLLIGAVSCGAGLLLGRIAAGYFH from the coding sequence ATAGTTTATGCCGTTGATACAGGGCTTGTTGCCACGGTTTCCTTTATTGCCGGAATTTCGGTTTCTTTAGTAATAAGGAATAGGATAATATTAGCGGGTCTAGTGGAGATAGTAGCTGGCACGCTGGCAATATTCTTTGGTTCTTATATGTCTACCAAAGCTCAGAAACACTTCTTTGAGAATCAGATTGAGCGAGAAAAAAGAGAAATAGAAGAGGATCCTAAAAAAGAAACCCAAGAGATAAGAGATATTTTCAATGGTATGGGATTTACTAAAGAAGAACAGGAAATTGCCGTAAAACGTATTACTGCTGATAAACAAAGATGGCTTGAATTTATGGTTCAGGAAGAAATTGGCATAAGTCCTGGATTGATTGATAAACCTTTTGAAATAGGACTCATATCTGCGGGGGCGTTTCTTTTGGGTGCATTTCCTGCGATTTTTCCATTTTTTCTCTTTGCCAATGTAAGTAAGGCGTTGGTTATTTCTGCATTTTTAGTTTTGGGGTTTCTTTTTATTTTGGGTGTAATTAAGACTAAAGTTACAAAGAGTAACTGGCTTGTAAGTGGATTGGAGACATTGTTGATAGGTGCTGTATCCTGTGGTGCAGGATTACTTTTGGGAAGGATAGCTGCCGGATATTTTCATTGA
- a CDS encoding type 1 glutamine amidotransferase domain-containing protein, with translation MAKVAVLVEDNYQVLEVWYPYLRLREDGIETLLVGTGRKREYKSKEGYPAVEQLPIEKARVADFSGVVIPGGYAPDILRRYKEVNNFVREMYKKNKLVAAICHGGWVLVSAGIVKGKKVTGFYAIKDDLVNAGGKFIDKEVVVDGNLITSRKPFDLPAFCREILRKIKKSEESK, from the coding sequence ATGGCTAAAGTAGCGGTTCTTGTTGAAGATAATTATCAGGTTTTAGAAGTCTGGTATCCTTATCTGCGTCTACGGGAAGATGGCATAGAAACTCTCCTCGTAGGAACAGGGAGAAAGAGGGAGTATAAGAGTAAGGAAGGCTACCCCGCAGTAGAACAACTCCCTATAGAAAAGGCAAGGGTGGCTGATTTTTCCGGAGTAGTTATCCCCGGAGGATATGCTCCTGATATTTTGAGAAGATACAAAGAAGTAAATAACTTTGTAAGGGAAATGTATAAGAAAAATAAACTTGTTGCTGCTATCTGTCATGGAGGCTGGGTTCTGGTATCAGCGGGGATAGTGAAGGGTAAGAAGGTAACCGGTTTTTACGCTATAAAAGATGACCTGGTAAATGCTGGTGGAAAGTTTATTGACAAGGAAGTTGTTGTGGATGGCAATCTGATTACTTCTCGCAAACCTTTCGATTTACCGGCATTTTGTAGAGAGATACTACGAAAAATCAAAAAATCGGAGGAGAGTAAATGA
- a CDS encoding L-lactate dehydrogenase has product MADLKPKISIIGCGNVGMRYAYALIMKGGVRQLVLVDLDRKKLEGEVMDLSHGAPYISPVEIIAGDYSLIENSDLVVITAGRKQKPNQTRLDLAKDNVELYRKIIPEIVKYASSAILLIVSNPVDVLSYAAYKFSSKPKEKVIGSGTVLDTARFRFLLSKHCNVDPRNIHAYILGEHGDSEFPVWSRAMIGGVLFKDYCYICKRAATCQRDEELSKIFAEVRDSAYEIVERKQETSYGIGLALVRITQAIMNDENAILPVSSLVEDYLGINDIYLSLPAVINKEGVREVLKIELNPQEKQAFKNSADAIRRVIRETGL; this is encoded by the coding sequence ATGGCTGATTTAAAACCAAAAATTTCTATCATTGGCTGTGGGAATGTGGGTATGCGTTATGCCTACGCTTTAATAATGAAAGGCGGGGTGCGTCAACTTGTTCTTGTAGATTTGGACAGGAAAAAGCTTGAAGGTGAAGTTATGGACCTTTCCCATGGCGCTCCTTATATCTCACCCGTAGAGATAATTGCTGGAGATTATTCCCTGATAGAAAATTCAGATTTAGTCGTAATTACTGCAGGCAGAAAACAGAAGCCAAATCAGACCCGCCTTGACCTGGCAAAAGATAATGTGGAACTTTACAGAAAAATAATTCCTGAAATTGTAAAATACGCCTCCTCTGCTATCCTCCTGATCGTTAGTAATCCCGTGGACGTCCTTTCTTACGCTGCTTATAAATTTTCCTCAAAACCTAAAGAAAAGGTAATTGGTTCAGGAACAGTTTTAGATACAGCGAGATTTAGATTTCTTTTAAGCAAACATTGCAATGTTGACCCTCGAAATATCCATGCCTATATTCTGGGCGAACATGGAGATAGTGAGTTCCCTGTCTGGAGCAGGGCAATGATTGGCGGAGTTTTGTTTAAGGACTACTGCTACATCTGCAAAAGAGCTGCCACCTGCCAGCGCGATGAAGAACTCAGCAAGATTTTTGCTGAAGTGAGAGATTCGGCATATGAAATAGTCGAAAGAAAGCAAGAGACCTCCTATGGGATAGGTCTGGCTCTGGTAAGAATAACCCAGGCAATTATGAATGATGAGAATGCTATTTTACCCGTTTCCTCTTTAGTTGAAGATTACTTAGGGATAAACGATATATATTTAAGCCTTCCCGCTGTAATCAATAAAGAGGGTGTAAGAGAAGTTTTGAAGATTGAGCTTAACCCACAAGAAAAGCAGGCATTTAAGAATTCCGCAGATGCAATAAGAAGGGTGATAAGAGAAACAGGTTTGTAG
- a CDS encoding rubredoxin yields the protein MAKFKCSICNYVFDGENAPDKCPRCGAPKDKFVKLTDDKAKLVDKARCTNQLHMGLAAVLDQVHSIAETGIKDNLDPGCVAIFTKARDEARLLSQFIKAEIEVHIGKGKWG from the coding sequence ATGGCGAAGTTTAAATGTAGTATATGTAATTATGTCTTCGACGGCGAAAATGCGCCGGATAAATGTCCTCGCTGTGGCGCACCAAAGGATAAGTTCGTAAAGTTGACAGATGATAAAGCAAAACTTGTTGATAAGGCGAGGTGCACAAATCAACTCCATATGGGCCTGGCAGCTGTATTGGACCAGGTGCATTCTATCGCCGAGACAGGCATCAAGGATAATCTAGACCCGGGGTGCGTAGCTATATTTACGAAAGCAAGGGATGAGGCAAGACTATTGAGTCAATTTATCAAGGCTGAGATAGAAGTCCACATAGGCAAGGGCAAATGGGGATGA
- a CDS encoding rubrerythrin family protein — MGKAIKGTKTEKNLLASFAGESQARNRYTYFASVARKAGYEQIAAIFLETADNEKEHAKRFFELLEGGDVEITASYPAGVIGDTAANLGAAAAGENLEWTKLYKQAEEVARQEGFEEIAVQFKEIAEVEEQHEIRYRKLLKNVKEGRVFKKDTVVKWKCRNCGYVHEGKEAPEECPACAHPREFYELLCENY; from the coding sequence ATGGGAAAGGCTATAAAAGGAACCAAAACAGAGAAGAATTTGCTGGCATCTTTTGCCGGAGAATCGCAGGCAAGAAATCGCTATACTTATTTTGCCAGCGTGGCAAGAAAGGCGGGCTATGAGCAGATAGCGGCAATATTTTTAGAGACTGCTGATAATGAGAAAGAACACGCCAAGAGGTTTTTTGAACTTTTAGAAGGAGGAGATGTAGAAATTACAGCTTCCTATCCAGCTGGGGTGATAGGAGACACAGCGGCAAATCTGGGAGCAGCAGCAGCCGGAGAGAACCTTGAATGGACAAAACTTTATAAACAGGCAGAAGAAGTAGCGCGCCAGGAAGGTTTTGAAGAAATAGCCGTTCAATTTAAGGAAATAGCAGAAGTAGAAGAACAGCATGAAATACGATACAGAAAATTGCTTAAGAATGTAAAAGAGGGCAGGGTGTTCAAAAAAGATACCGTGGTTAAATGGAAATGTCGTAATTGTGGGTATGTCCATGAGGGAAAAGAGGCACCTGAAGAATGTCCAGCTTGCGCTCATCCGCGAGAATTCTATGAGCTTCTTTGCGAAAATTACTAA
- a CDS encoding ferritin family protein: protein MSEISKENLGKALELEIDNTNFYKAVSERSKDVYVSSMFKGLSKVEREHASVICKHLKIEKPDSKAGLDKAVDSDRENIEEANRREKRAVKFYTEARNQATEEEIKEFFKALMEIESDHIILTK from the coding sequence TTGTCAGAGATAAGCAAGGAGAATTTGGGGAAAGCATTAGAACTGGAGATAGATAATACAAATTTTTATAAAGCGGTATCTGAAAGGAGCAAAGACGTTTATGTTTCCAGTATGTTTAAAGGTTTATCAAAAGTTGAAAGAGAACACGCCTCAGTCATATGCAAACATCTAAAGATAGAGAAACCAGATTCAAAAGCAGGGTTAGATAAAGCAGTCGATTCTGACCGGGAGAATATAGAAGAGGCCAACAGGAGAGAAAAAAGGGCAGTTAAATTTTACACAGAAGCAAGAAATCAAGCCACGGAGGAAGAGATAAAGGAATTCTTTAAAGCCTTGATGGAGATAGAGTCAGACCATATAATACTAACCAAGTAG
- a CDS encoding FAD-dependent oxidoreductase, translating into MIKFETEVLDIVQRTHNVKSFRFKIKEDVNFKPGQFFFVTIKIDGVERTKHFSFSNSPTEKRYVEFTKRITDSEFSQALERLKAGDWTRLKMPYGSFTFEGEYEKIAFLSGGIGITPIRSICKFTTDSMLPTDMVLLYGNNREEDIIFRQDLDNMQSVNKNLRIVYTLTSSDIDRKIWKGRTGYIDDTMIKEEMPDYTERIFYICGPPRMVESLINILRNKLGVQQDKIKIEKFSGY; encoded by the coding sequence ATGATTAAATTCGAAACAGAAGTATTAGATATAGTACAAAGAACCCATAATGTAAAAAGCTTCCGCTTTAAAATAAAAGAAGATGTCAATTTTAAACCAGGGCAATTCTTTTTTGTTACAATAAAAATTGATGGGGTAGAGAGGACGAAACATTTTTCTTTTTCCAATTCTCCTACGGAGAAAAGGTACGTAGAGTTTACTAAGAGAATAACCGATAGTGAATTTTCCCAGGCCTTGGAAAGATTAAAAGCCGGGGATTGGACGAGATTGAAGATGCCTTATGGTTCTTTCACATTTGAGGGAGAATATGAGAAAATAGCCTTTCTTTCAGGAGGCATTGGCATAACTCCCATAAGAAGCATATGTAAGTTCACCACAGATTCAATGTTGCCCACAGACATGGTGTTACTGTATGGCAATAACAGAGAAGAAGATATTATATTCAGGCAGGATTTAGATAATATGCAGTCAGTTAATAAGAATCTGCGCATAGTTTACACTTTAACCTCCTCAGATATAGACAGAAAAATCTGGAAAGGCAGAACTGGTTATATAGATGATACTATGATAAAAGAAGAAATGCCGGATTATACAGAAAGAATCTTTTATATCTGTGGACCTCCCAGGATGGTAGAAAGTTTAATAAATATTTTAAGAAATAAATTAGGCGTTCAACAAGATAAAATCAAAATAGAAAAATTTTCAGGATATTAA
- a CDS encoding heavy metal translocating P-type ATPase, translating into MLKDPVCGMEVNPQDAIKLEKDGKTFYFCSEHCKNKFLGKDEMKIDHKMHAAHKHAEKGHAAHHAHMVEDFKRRFWISLIATIPVLILSPLVQSLLRFSLKFPGDKFALFGISTFVYFYGGRPFLKGIVEELKRKQPGMMTLIALAITVAYAYSSGVVFGIRGKFFFWELVTLIDIMLLGHWIEMRSVMGASRALEELARLMPSQAHLVLDDGSVRDIKLEELKKGDKVLVKPGERVPADGRVIDGDSEINEAMITGESKPVSKEAGNSVIGGSVNGSGSLTIQVEKTGKDSYISQVIELVRTASESKSRAQSFADKAAFWLTLIAITAGTITLIAWIILGKEFVFALERMVTVMVITCPHALGLAIPLVIAVITALSAQNGLLIRNRTAFESARNLQMIVFDKTGTLTKGEFGVSDIISLGDWSEDDLLRKVASVEINSEHTIAKGIVKKAKEKNLKLSKVEKFEAIAGKGAKAQIEGEKIFVGSKGIFDVANVKSVEAEKKMEEIASQGKTIVFVISGKKIQGIIGLSDIIRDESKEAAGKLRDLGLEMAMITGDNNATAKYVAGQLGLDTYFAEVLPDKKSEKIKQLQRQGKKVAMVGDGVNDAPALAQADVGIAIGAGTDVAVETADVILVKNDPRNVVDIIALSRATQRKMVQNLVWATGYNIFAIPLAAGVLYKYGIILAPAVGALIMSLSTIIVAINARLISYKRT; encoded by the coding sequence ATGCTTAAAGATCCTGTTTGTGGGATGGAAGTCAATCCTCAAGATGCGATTAAATTGGAAAAGGATGGAAAAACTTTTTATTTTTGCAGTGAGCACTGTAAAAATAAATTTCTAGGCAAAGATGAAATGAAAATTGATCATAAAATGCATGCTGCACATAAACATGCAGAAAAAGGACACGCTGCTCATCACGCTCATATGGTTGAGGATTTCAAAAGAAGGTTTTGGATTTCTTTAATTGCTACTATTCCTGTCTTAATTCTATCTCCTCTAGTTCAGTCTCTATTGAGATTCTCATTAAAATTTCCCGGCGATAAATTCGCTCTCTTTGGAATTTCTACATTTGTTTATTTTTATGGTGGCAGGCCATTTCTTAAGGGCATAGTTGAGGAATTAAAAAGAAAACAGCCAGGCATGATGACGCTTATTGCCCTGGCTATTACGGTTGCTTATGCTTACAGCTCGGGCGTTGTTTTTGGAATCAGGGGAAAGTTTTTCTTCTGGGAGTTAGTTACTCTTATTGACATTATGCTTTTGGGTCACTGGATTGAGATGCGCTCAGTGATGGGTGCCTCTCGCGCTCTGGAAGAGTTAGCCAGACTTATGCCTTCTCAGGCTCATTTAGTTTTAGATGACGGCTCAGTGAGAGATATTAAACTTGAGGAGTTAAAGAAAGGCGACAAAGTTCTTGTCAAACCGGGAGAGAGAGTTCCTGCTGATGGCCGAGTAATTGACGGTGATTCAGAGATAAACGAGGCTATGATTACCGGCGAGTCAAAGCCAGTCAGTAAGGAGGCAGGCAACAGTGTCATCGGTGGGTCTGTAAATGGAAGCGGCTCTCTGACTATACAGGTGGAAAAGACGGGAAAAGATTCTTATATATCCCAGGTCATTGAACTTGTCAGGACTGCAAGTGAAAGTAAATCCAGAGCCCAGAGTTTTGCTGATAAGGCTGCTTTCTGGCTTACGCTTATCGCTATAACAGCCGGCACAATTACACTTATAGCCTGGATTATTTTGGGTAAAGAGTTTGTGTTTGCCCTGGAGCGTATGGTAACCGTTATGGTTATTACCTGCCCTCACGCTTTGGGTTTAGCTATACCCCTGGTTATAGCAGTTATTACAGCGCTATCTGCTCAAAATGGTCTTTTAATAAGGAATCGAACTGCTTTTGAGAGCGCTCGCAATTTGCAGATGATTGTATTTGATAAGACGGGAACACTGACAAAAGGAGAATTCGGCGTATCAGACATAATCAGTTTAGGGGATTGGAGTGAAGATGATTTATTGCGCAAGGTAGCATCTGTAGAGATAAATTCCGAACATACTATAGCAAAAGGGATAGTTAAAAAAGCCAAAGAGAAGAATCTAAAGTTGTCTAAAGTAGAAAAATTTGAAGCCATTGCTGGAAAAGGAGCAAAGGCGCAAATTGAGGGAGAGAAGATTTTTGTTGGAAGCAAAGGCATATTTGATGTAGCCAATGTTAAATCAGTAGAAGCAGAAAAGAAAATGGAAGAGATTGCCTCGCAGGGCAAGACGATAGTCTTTGTTATTTCTGGCAAGAAAATTCAAGGCATCATCGGCCTTTCTGACATTATCAGAGATGAATCTAAAGAGGCTGCAGGGAAGCTGAGAGATCTTGGTTTGGAGATGGCGATGATCACCGGCGATAATAACGCAACAGCCAAGTATGTAGCTGGTCAACTCGGACTGGATACTTATTTTGCTGAAGTTTTACCTGACAAAAAGTCAGAGAAGATAAAACAACTGCAGAGACAGGGTAAAAAAGTAGCTATGGTTGGTGATGGGGTCAATGACGCCCCTGCTTTAGCTCAGGCTGATGTGGGCATAGCCATAGGAGCAGGTACGGATGTCGCTGTGGAAACAGCTGATGTGATTTTGGTCAAAAATGACCCAAGAAATGTGGTTGATATTATTGCTCTTTCCCGTGCTACACAGCGAAAGATGGTGCAGAATTTAGTTTGGGCTACGGGATACAATATTTTTGCCATTCCTTTGGCTGCTGGAGTACTCTATAAATATGGAATAATTTTAGCACCCGCAGTTGGCGCCCTGATAATGTCTTTAAGCACAATTATTGTTGCTATTAATGCCAGATTGATTTCTTATAAAAGGACATGA
- a CDS encoding HAD-IA family hydrolase — translation MKYIDLIIFDLDGTLVDSRDDIANAVNFTLKKIGLKEKSISEISSYIGTGIEDLIRKSLGNKQEALLTKALSVFEEYYRKHSTDNSVLYPNVKEILEYFKNKRKAVVTNRNYEFALIALNKLGIYDYFEDVVGGDDIGCMKPSSCPLDRSMKRLNANREKAIIVGDMDIDIIAGKTAGIITCGVTYGIGEKEDIIKAKPDFIIDDIINLKNIIH, via the coding sequence ATGAAATACATAGACCTTATTATTTTCGATTTAGATGGCACACTGGTTGACTCCAGAGATGACATAGCCAATGCTGTTAATTTTACTTTGAAAAAAATTGGCCTTAAAGAGAAAAGTATATCAGAAATAAGTTCTTATATAGGCACAGGTATAGAGGATTTGATAAGAAAATCGTTGGGTAATAAACAGGAAGCTCTTCTTACGAAGGCCCTATCCGTGTTTGAAGAATATTATAGAAAACATTCTACAGATAACTCTGTTCTCTACCCAAACGTGAAGGAAATTTTAGAATATTTCAAGAATAAGAGAAAGGCAGTTGTAACTAATAGAAATTATGAATTCGCTCTAATTGCACTAAATAAGTTAGGTATATATGATTATTTTGAAGATGTTGTAGGAGGAGATGACATAGGTTGTATGAAACCTTCTTCATGTCCTTTAGACAGGTCGATGAAGAGGCTTAATGCAAATAGAGAAAAAGCTATAATAGTGGGTGATATGGATATAGATATAATAGCCGGCAAGACAGCTGGTATCATTACATGTGGCGTTACTTACGGAATAGGGGAAAAAGAAGATATAATCAAAGCAAAGCCAGATTTTATTATAGATGATATAATCAATTTAAAGAATATAATCCATTAA
- a CDS encoding desulfoferrodoxin FeS4 iron-binding domain-containing protein has protein sequence MAVENVGEKYRCNVCGNEVTVTKVGGGELVCCEQPMEKIEG, from the coding sequence ATGGCAGTAGAAAACGTAGGGGAAAAGTACAGATGCAATGTATGTGGTAACGAAGTTACTGTAACAAAAGTAGGTGGCGGTGAACTTGTTTGTTGCGAGCAACCTATGGAAAAAATAGAAGGTTAA
- a CDS encoding flavodoxin family protein, whose translation MKVLGINGSPRIGGNTDILLDKVLEGARSRGAETEKVILNNLKFSPCQECENLRDDGSCIIEDDMQPLYKKIKDADSVILASPIFFGSLSAQTKMMIDRFQCIWRAKYILKKDIFKNKRKGGFISVEGTTREDFFHNAKSIVKNLFATIGVDYKEELFCSGVDEKGSILKYPEVLKKAFALGERIALG comes from the coding sequence GTGAAAGTATTAGGGATAAACGGCAGTCCCAGAATAGGCGGGAACACAGATATTCTCCTGGATAAGGTCCTGGAGGGAGCCAGAAGTAGAGGAGCTGAAACAGAAAAAGTTATCTTAAATAACCTCAAATTTTCTCCTTGCCAGGAATGTGAGAACTTAAGAGATGATGGCTCCTGCATAATAGAAGATGATATGCAACCACTCTACAAAAAGATAAAAGACGCAGATAGTGTAATTTTAGCCTCACCTATATTCTTTGGAAGCCTTAGCGCCCAGACAAAGATGATGATAGACCGTTTCCAGTGCATTTGGAGAGCAAAATATATACTGAAAAAAGATATCTTTAAGAATAAAAGAAAGGGTGGCTTTATTTCTGTAGAGGGAACCACAAGAGAAGATTTTTTTCATAATGCGAAATCAATCGTCAAAAATCTATTTGCCACGATTGGTGTGGATTATAAAGAAGAGCTTTTTTGTTCAGGTGTTGATGAAAAAGGAAGCATATTGAAATATCCGGAAGTTTTAAAAAAGGCATTTGCATTGGGAGAAAGAATTGCTCTTGGTTAA
- a CDS encoding ferritin family protein, translating to MNIFAGSEIVELGIQIEKNGRDFYNALVEQLKNQKAKETFKYLAGEEEKHIAVFQNILDSVHKYEPPESYPGEYFAYMNALARDYVFTQKDKGREIAKNVKGDKEAISLGIGFEKDSIIFYVGMKKVVPEYDHKIVDRLITQEQDHLRQLSELKESL from the coding sequence GTGAATATATTTGCAGGAAGTGAGATAGTAGAATTGGGAATTCAGATTGAGAAGAATGGTAGAGATTTCTACAATGCGTTGGTGGAGCAATTAAAGAATCAAAAGGCTAAGGAGACGTTCAAATATCTGGCAGGCGAAGAAGAAAAACACATAGCTGTTTTTCAAAATATATTAGATTCAGTGCACAAATATGAACCGCCAGAGTCATATCCGGGAGAATATTTTGCATATATGAATGCTTTAGCCAGGGACTACGTATTCACCCAGAAAGACAAAGGTAGAGAGATAGCCAAAAATGTAAAGGGCGATAAAGAAGCTATCAGCCTGGGTATAGGATTTGAGAAAGATTCGATTATTTTCTATGTAGGGATGAAGAAGGTAGTGCCAGAATACGACCATAAGATAGTCGATCGGCTAATTACACAGGAGCAAGACCATCTAAGACAGTTGTCCGAGCTAAAGGAGAGCCTGTAA
- a CDS encoding glutaredoxin domain-containing protein: protein MDKKVKIYSTPTCPFCMMTKKFLKENNIDFEDIDVSTDQAKAQEMVQKSGQMAVPVLDIDGEIIVGFDKEKIRKALGL, encoded by the coding sequence GTGGATAAAAAAGTTAAAATCTACAGCACCCCTACCTGTCCATTTTGCATGATGACCAAGAAGTTCTTAAAAGAGAACAATATTGATTTTGAGGATATCGATGTCTCCACTGACCAGGCAAAAGCACAGGAGATGGTTCAGAAGTCAGGCCAGATGGCCGTACCTGTTTTGGACATCGATGGCGAAATTATAGTGGGATTTGATAAGGAAAAGATAAGAAAAGCATTAGGGTTATAA